The following nucleotide sequence is from Catonella massiliensis.
TGGTAGTTGCTGAGGCTATTGAGGACTATGAGAAGGAGACCGGTATTGATATTGAGGTTGAGTTTAAGGGACGTAAGGGAATTAAAGAAGGCTTGATTCCTGCTCTTGATGCAAACCAGCAGATAGATTTCTTTGACGGTGCCGGAAATAAGAGTAATTACGGTGACCGTATTATAAGTCTTGAGGATTTAGTTAAGGAGCATAATTACGAGCCACGCTCCAACCCTACTATGATGAAACTTTTCAGAAGCTATAATGATGGAGTGCTTAAAGAAATACCTTTCCAGTTTAAGGCTAATTCATATCTTTACAATAAAAAGCTTTTCAGACAGGCAGGAATCGAGAAGGCACCTGCTAACTGGTCAGAGTTTTTAACTGCTTGTCAGAAGCTTAAAGATGCCGGAATCACACCTATTACTACTGATGATGCCTACGTGCCACAGGCATTTGGTATGCACCTTGGAAGACTTGTAGGAAGTGAAGGCTTGAAGAAAATAGTTAATGAAAACGGCTGGGACAGACCAGAGGTTTTACAGACAGCTAACGACCTCGCAGACCTTGCGGCCAAGGGATATTTCTCAGAGCTGGTTGCATCAAACGTATATCCTACAGGACAGAATACTGAGTTTGCAACAGGAAAGGCTGCTATGTACTGCGTAGGAACCTACATGGTTAACGAGGTTAAGAACATCACAGGACCTGACTTTGAATGGGGCTTCTTCGCTTATCCCGAGGTAAATAACGGAATCAACGGTACAGAAGCTATGGTTATCGGTGGACAGAGCTTTGCTATTACTTCAAAGTGTAAGAACCCTGAAGCAGCATTTGGATTCATCGAGAAGATGACAAGAGGCAAATTTGACGAGAAGCTAGGCAAAGAAAGTATCAGTATTACAGCAGATACAGAGAATAAAAACTGGCCAGAGCAGCTTGCAGATGTAAAGCCTTACTTTGACAACTGTACAGAGATTATGGGTGGAGCAGAAAGCAATCCTGACATTACACCTGCATTAAAGGAGAACTTGATTAAGCTTTACTCAGGTAAGATCACAGGTGCAGAGTTCGTTGCCAATATGAAGGCAGCTGCAGGAAAGTAAGACTAAGACAGGATTTATAGTTTTGTTTTTAACAAATATGTGATTTGTACTTAGATTTACAAATGTACATAATAGGGGCAGGCAGGTAACTTATCGTTATTTGACCTGCCCGTTTTATAAGTTACTTACCCCAAACCGGGGTTTATACTAAAGGAGTTTGTTCAGAAGGGAAAATATTTATGAAGCGCAATAGAAGTATGATTTTAGCATTTACTCTTCCCGCAACATTATTGTTTATTGCAGTATTTGTCTATCCTATAATCAGAACTGTAATCATGAGCTTTTTTAGAATTGTGGAGATTACAGACCCGGTTAGTAGATGGGAATTTAGAGGACTAGGCAATTACATTGATTTGTTTAATGCTTCACTGTTTAGGCAGTCTCTTATCAATATAGGAAAGATATGGACAATAGGTGGTGTAATAACTCTTTCCGTATCGTTATTACTGGCAATAATCCTGACAAGCGGAATAAGATTCAAGGGATTTTTCCAGGCAGCAATTTACCTGCCTAATGTAATTAGTGCCGTAGCAATGGCAACTATGTGGATTCAGTATGTATTTAATTCTTCTTATGGATTTTTAACAACATTTTTTAATATGTTGGGCTTGGAGAGCCTTGCTAAAATACAGTGGCTGGATGCAGAACATAAATTCTGGGCACTTCTTATTTCCTACTGCTTTGGAATGATAGGCCATCATATGCTTATATGGATAAGCGGTATCGAGAGAGTCAGCAAGGAATATTATGAGGCATCAGGAATAGACGGTGCCAATAAAGTTCAGCAGTTTTTTCATATTACCCTTCCTCTTCTTAGGGGTATATTAAGAACCAATATTATCATGTGGTCCATAAGAATAGCAGGATTTTTTATCTGGTCACAACTCTTCTCTCCACTTACAGCGGATACTTCAACTGTAGTTCCTATGGTATATATGTATACCAAGGTATTTGGAGCGGAAACGGCAGATATAATTTCCCGTGATGCCGGAGCAGGCGCGGCTATTGGTATAATTCTTTGTGTTTTAGTCTTGATTATATTCAAGCTTGCCAACAAATTTATTAGGGACGATGATTTAGAGTTCTAATAGTCAAATACGAAAGGTTAGATTATGAAAATGTTTAAAACTGCAAAAAAAGAAAAAAATTCTGTGCCTTTTAATTTCAAGAAAGAAATTAAGCTTTTGCCGGGATATATAATTATAATTACCTGGATTATTTTTACGGTAGTTATACTTGGATGGGTAGTTGCAGCCAGTTTGTCAACTACAGCAGATATATTTTCAGGTGATATTCTTGGATTTAAGACAGGAATTCATTTTGAAAACTATAAAAAGGCCTGGGTATCGTCAAATGTGTCGGTATTCTTTACCAACTCCCTTATTTATGCAGTCCTGTCATGTGCATTTCTCATTTTGATTTGCGCACCTTATGCCTATGTACTTCAGAGATTTGAATTCTGGGGAAGAAAGACAATAACATCAGCACTTGCAGGTACAATGGGTATTCCGATTATAATGGTTATTATTCCTCTCTATACCTGGGTAGCAAGAACAGGAGTGCTTGGGAATGCATTCTCAAACAGAATAGTACTTGTAGTACTGTTTGTGGCAGTTAAGATACCTTATACAACTACCTTCCTTATGGCTTATTTTGCCAATATTTCAAAGGCCTATGAAGAAGCCGCGGCCATAGACGGCTGTCACCCTGTAAAGACTTTCTGGAAGATTGTATTCCCTCTTGCACAGGGCGGCGTTGTAACGGTTACAATATTTAACTTCATAGCTATATGGAATGAGTACTTCCTCTCACTGCTTTTTGTAAACTCAGAGAAGCTAAGACCTGTAGCTTTGGGACTCTTCTCTATGATTAACGGAATGAAGTACAGCGGTGATTGGTCAGGACTTTTCGCATCCGTAATCATTGTCTTTATTCCAACCTTTGTTCTTTACATAGGTCTGTCAAAGAAGATTATTGGTGGTATAACAGGAGGCGTAAAGGGCTAAATGAATCTGATATTTGTTTTTGCGGATCAATGGAGAGTGGGAGCCATGGGATATGCAAAGGAAGATCCTGTGCTAACTCCGCTTATGGACAGGTTTTGCGAGGAATCGACCTACTGCGACCATGCTTTTAGTACCTTTCCTGTCTGCTCTCCTCACAGAGCAAGCCTTATGACTGGAAAATATCCTCTCTCCGCAGGGTTTTTCACCAACTGCAAGAAGGGCTTGTCTTTAAGGCTTAAAGATGAAGAAATCTGCGTGGGAGATGTACTTAAGAAGGAAGGCTATGATACGGCCTATATCGGAAAATGGCACTTGGATGAGGCTGAACAGACCTACTGTGCTGAGCCAAAGTCGGGAGCCAGAAACTGGGATGCCTATACTCCTCCCGGTGTCAGAAGACATGGATTTGACTACTGGTATTCTTATGGAACATTCGATAAGCATTTATCACCTCATTACTGGGAGAATACCGATGAAATGATTCAAATTCATCAGTGGTCTCCGGAACATGAGACTGATAAGGCGATTGAATATCTGGAGGAAAAGAGGGATAAATCAAAGCCTTTTGCCCTTTACATTTCTTGGAATCCTCCACATAGCATATATAGTGAGGTTCCTGAAGAATATCTTAAGCTCTATGACGATGTCAAGCTTAAAAATAATGTCCGTTTAGGAGGGATTCATCACCACACAGGTGAAGAGGCACCAATGACAGAGGAGGAAATGACTCTTACCACGAAGCAGTATTATGCAGCTATAAGCGGACTGGATAAGCAGTTTGGGCGAATAATAGATTATCTTAAAGAAAATGACCTATATGATGACACCCTAGTCATTCTTTCGGCTGACCATGGAGATATGATGGGTTCGCACGGACTTATGGGAAAACATGTGTGGTATGAGGAGTCAATTAGAATCCCATTTGTCGTGCATATTCCGGGAAATGATAACAGAAGATGCAGCACCTGCATAGGAAGCCAGGATATGATGCCGACCATCCTTGGGCTATTAAACTGTCCTATACCTGATACGGTAGAGGGCGAAGACTGCCAGAGATTCATAAAGGGTGAAGAGGATGAGGAGAGAGTAAGCTTCATCTGTGCAAGTCCCGGCAGGGCTGACTTTGTAGAGAAGTTTAAGAAGGCAGGTAAGGATCCAGCGACTTACGGTTGGAGGGGTGTCAGAACCAAGAGATATACCTATGTGATTGAATTAGGCTATGATGTAATATGTAAGCCTAAGAGATACCTTTATGATAACCAGCAAGATCCCGAGCAGATTCATCCACTTGACTTGGATACTAAAGAGAATAAAATGCTTGCAAGGGAGCTTGAAGCAAAGGTTGTAAACTGGATGAAATGCCAAAATGACGGCTTTATTGATAACTGGAGCAGGGAAGCGGCTTATGAATAATACAGAATTGCTGTGGGATGAATTTCAAAAACACCTGGGTTATGACAAAGATGAAGCCTTAAAAATAGCAGATTTCTGCTTGAAAAACTGCGGTGAAATGATGAAGCTTGTTATGGAGACAGCTGATGAAACAGCAGAGAATACCTTTTTATTCAGGCTTCCGTGGGATATGGAAGCCACGAGTGAAGTAGTACATTTTGACAGGAAAATCAAGTGGAATTATGTTCTAAATGAAGACGAGGAATTCATCTTTCAGCTAAACAGGCATAGATACTGGATAAGCCTGGGACAGGCCTATAGGCTTACAGGCAATGAAAAGTATGTAAAAGCATTTATAGGGCAGCTCCTTGACTGGATAGATGAGAACATCGACATAGAAAAAGCTGATAAAGCGATTTGGAGAACTCTTGAAACGGGACTAAGGGCTGATTACTGGGTGAGAGCTATGGCGCTTTTTGCAGACAGCCCACTTATTACAGAGGATGTAAAGAAAAGATTTTTTGAGGCTCTTTTAGTACACGCAGGGCATTTGGCTGCAAATCCTAAAAAAGGATTCTCAATGAAAAGTAACTGGGGAGTGATGGAATATACAGGACTTTACATTCTCTCCCTTGTGCTTGACAATGAAGAATACAAAAAAACAGCAATCTATTTCCTTAAAATGGGCTTACATACTCAGATACATGATGACGGCTTCCAGTGGGAGTCCTCTCCTATGTATCACAATGAGGTGCTTGCAGCCTATCTTGAAGTTCTTAGGGTGGCTGAAATCTATGGAGATAAGCCATTTACAGAGGATGAGAGAGAGATTGTTAAAAGAATGGCATATGCCACCCTTGTAAGAACCTATCCTAATCACCATCAGCTGATGACAGGAGATTCGGATGACACAGATGTGAGGGATTTATTAAGCCAGTCAGCGGTTATTTTTGTAGATTCCCGCCTAAAGTCAGGGGGATATAAGGAACTGGACTTTGAAGGAGCCTGGCTTTTTGGAACTAAAGGAATAGAAACCTATGAAAAACTTGAAACTACTGAACTTATTGGAGGGCTTCAAATAAGTGATGAAAGTGGAGAGGCTGTCTGGAGAAGCTCGTATAATGAAGATGCCGATTTTATATATTTTAGAAATGGTTGCCTTGGGGGCGGACATGGACACCAGGATAAGCTTCATATAGAGCTGTGGTTTGAAGGTGAACAGATACTAAGGGACAGCGGACGTTACACATATAAACATGTAGAAGAAAGATATGAGCTGAAGGGCTCTAAGATTCACAATGTGCCGATAATAAACAATCTTGAATATGCACCTAATGCCGATTCGTGGATATATGAAAAGCTGCCTTTATCAGTCGGAAATTATTTCAATCAAAAGGACGGATTTTTACTGTTTGAAGGTGCACACTGTGGCTATATGGAAGCAGGAGTTTTACTTAGAAGAAGAGTTGTTGCCCTAAAGCCTGATATTATCGTAATCTGTGATGAAATTATAGGAAATAAGAAGAATGAACTCTCACAGCATTTTGCCTTTGCAGAAGATATTGACTTAAAGAAAGAAGCAGGAGAATTACGAGGCAAGGGAGTTAAATGTGAGTTTGTGGTAAAGAGCTTTGATGAAAGAGGAGAGGTGGCTCAGGACATAGTCACAGCCAAGGTGTCAAGGCATTATAACCATATAGGTGAAAGCAAGGCTCTTAGGTTAAGTACGAAAGCTTCGCATTTTCTTACTACAATTATAGTAAAGAATCAGGCAGGCGAAAAGACTGTGATAAACAAAGAGAAAGTTTATAACCTCACCAATGAAACCGTACTTAAGGATAATGAGGTGCAGGGATACTTAATATCCAGAGGTGAAAAGGAATACAGTGTTATGCTATACAAGGATGATGTAGGAAACGGAAGAGACTTAAACGGAATCAAGGGAGTATATGGAATTGGACAGACTATGGCTGCCTCTCTCCATAAAAAACCTGAGTATATGACAGTTTTAAGGTGGTAGTTAACTTATACTTTGTATAGATTACAATCAGCAAAAAAATCATAGATTATGGTTTGACTATAGTCTTATGGGTAAGATAAAGGAGATTGGATAAGTGGAAAAATGGATTGATGTTGATTTACTTAAAAACTATCCGGAAGCTACGGATGATATGGTTAAAAATGCTCTTGATACCTGTACAAATCAGGTAAAGAACAATCTTCCGGAGTTTGAGGAGCATTTTCCTCCAGCCAACAGCGAGGAGAATTTTTATAAGCCTGATATCAACACTGACTGGACAAGTGGCTTCTGGACAGGTGAGGTATGGCTTGCATACGAGAATGCTGCAAATCCTGAAGACAAGGCGTTATTTGAAAGAGCAGGGAAGAAGCAGGCTGATTCATTCTTAGAGAGAATCAACATTAGGCATTATATAGACCACCATGATATGGGATTTTTATATATACCTTCCTGTGTTGCCGCCTACCGTCTGTTAGGCTATGAAAATGGAAAGGAAGCAGCTCTTAAGGCTGCAGACCAGCTTGTAAGCAGATACCGTCCTGAAGGAAAGTACATCCAGGCCTGGGGAGAAATGTGGGCGAGAGACAATGCAAGGCTCATCATAGACTGTATGTTAAATGTACCTCTGTTATACTGGGCAAGTGAGGAAACAAAGGATGGTCACTACGCTGATATAGCTAAAAATCATATTCTCACCACTATGAAGCACGTAATAAGAGATGACGATTCTACCTGGCACACCATATTTTTTGATCCAGACAGTGGTGAATTCTCACACGGAGCTACCTGCCAGGGTTATAAGGACGCGTCTGCCTGGGCGAGAGGACAGGCTTGGGGCATATATGGCACTGCAATTGCTTATAAGAATACAGGAGATCCTGAGTACATTAAATATTTTGAAAGAGTATCAAGATACTTCCTTAGCCACCTTCCAAAGGATCTTTGCCCATACTGGGATTTATGTTTTGGTGACGGGGATGAGTCAGAACAGCCAAGAGACTCTTCTTCAGCGGCAATAGCAATCTGCGGTTTCCTTGAAATGAGCAAGTACCTTGATGAAGAGAAGAGTGCTTATTATATATCGGTTGCAAAGAAGCTTATGCACTCACTTATAGAGAACTATCAGGTAAAGAATAAGTCTGTATCCAACGGACAGCTCCTCCATGGTACCTATGCGAGAAAGACACCTTATAACACCTGTAAGAACAGAGGTGTAGATGAATGTGTAATATGGGGAGATTATTTTTTTATGGAAGCTCTCACAAGGCTTGCAAGACCTGATTGGAAGATGTACTGGTAAAACAACTACAGGAGTAGAATAATGATTAAACTAAAGATTGTTGGTAAGGATGAAAGAGAAAAGGCCTGCGGTTTTGAAGGCGAGGATAGGGCAGAGCTTGTGTATACAAGCGAATACCTTGACGGAGACAGGATAGTGCTTGATACGGATAGGGCAGGAAGATACTGTGTAGTACGCT
It contains:
- a CDS encoding glycoside hydrolase family 88 protein translates to MEKWIDVDLLKNYPEATDDMVKNALDTCTNQVKNNLPEFEEHFPPANSEENFYKPDINTDWTSGFWTGEVWLAYENAANPEDKALFERAGKKQADSFLERINIRHYIDHHDMGFLYIPSCVAAYRLLGYENGKEAALKAADQLVSRYRPEGKYIQAWGEMWARDNARLIIDCMLNVPLLYWASEETKDGHYADIAKNHILTTMKHVIRDDDSTWHTIFFDPDSGEFSHGATCQGYKDASAWARGQAWGIYGTAIAYKNTGDPEYIKYFERVSRYFLSHLPKDLCPYWDLCFGDGDESEQPRDSSSAAIAICGFLEMSKYLDEEKSAYYISVAKKLMHSLIENYQVKNKSVSNGQLLHGTYARKTPYNTCKNRGVDECVIWGDYFFMEALTRLARPDWKMYW
- a CDS encoding sulfatase family protein; translated protein: MNLIFVFADQWRVGAMGYAKEDPVLTPLMDRFCEESTYCDHAFSTFPVCSPHRASLMTGKYPLSAGFFTNCKKGLSLRLKDEEICVGDVLKKEGYDTAYIGKWHLDEAEQTYCAEPKSGARNWDAYTPPGVRRHGFDYWYSYGTFDKHLSPHYWENTDEMIQIHQWSPEHETDKAIEYLEEKRDKSKPFALYISWNPPHSIYSEVPEEYLKLYDDVKLKNNVRLGGIHHHTGEEAPMTEEEMTLTTKQYYAAISGLDKQFGRIIDYLKENDLYDDTLVILSADHGDMMGSHGLMGKHVWYEESIRIPFVVHIPGNDNRRCSTCIGSQDMMPTILGLLNCPIPDTVEGEDCQRFIKGEEDEERVSFICASPGRADFVEKFKKAGKDPATYGWRGVRTKRYTYVIELGYDVICKPKRYLYDNQQDPEQIHPLDLDTKENKMLARELEAKVVNWMKCQNDGFIDNWSREAAYE
- a CDS encoding carbohydrate ABC transporter permease; the protein is MFKTAKKEKNSVPFNFKKEIKLLPGYIIIITWIIFTVVILGWVVAASLSTTADIFSGDILGFKTGIHFENYKKAWVSSNVSVFFTNSLIYAVLSCAFLILICAPYAYVLQRFEFWGRKTITSALAGTMGIPIIMVIIPLYTWVARTGVLGNAFSNRIVLVVLFVAVKIPYTTTFLMAYFANISKAYEEAAAIDGCHPVKTFWKIVFPLAQGGVVTVTIFNFIAIWNEYFLSLLFVNSEKLRPVALGLFSMINGMKYSGDWSGLFASVIIVFIPTFVLYIGLSKKIIGGITGGVKG
- a CDS encoding heparinase II/III family protein — encoded protein: MNNTELLWDEFQKHLGYDKDEALKIADFCLKNCGEMMKLVMETADETAENTFLFRLPWDMEATSEVVHFDRKIKWNYVLNEDEEFIFQLNRHRYWISLGQAYRLTGNEKYVKAFIGQLLDWIDENIDIEKADKAIWRTLETGLRADYWVRAMALFADSPLITEDVKKRFFEALLVHAGHLAANPKKGFSMKSNWGVMEYTGLYILSLVLDNEEYKKTAIYFLKMGLHTQIHDDGFQWESSPMYHNEVLAAYLEVLRVAEIYGDKPFTEDEREIVKRMAYATLVRTYPNHHQLMTGDSDDTDVRDLLSQSAVIFVDSRLKSGGYKELDFEGAWLFGTKGIETYEKLETTELIGGLQISDESGEAVWRSSYNEDADFIYFRNGCLGGGHGHQDKLHIELWFEGEQILRDSGRYTYKHVEERYELKGSKIHNVPIINNLEYAPNADSWIYEKLPLSVGNYFNQKDGFLLFEGAHCGYMEAGVLLRRRVVALKPDIIVICDEIIGNKKNELSQHFAFAEDIDLKKEAGELRGKGVKCEFVVKSFDERGEVAQDIVTAKVSRHYNHIGESKALRLSTKASHFLTTIIVKNQAGEKTVINKEKVYNLTNETVLKDNEVQGYLISRGEKEYSVMLYKDDVGNGRDLNGIKGVYGIGQTMAASLHKKPEYMTVLRW
- a CDS encoding ABC transporter substrate-binding protein; protein product: MRKKMLQKIGVAVVSGAMIVSALTGCGSSEKTDKSASASAAKSAATSSAKTSTASGTKAKDYSGVKLVYWSSWEATEPQGMVVAEAIEDYEKETGIDIEVEFKGRKGIKEGLIPALDANQQIDFFDGAGNKSNYGDRIISLEDLVKEHNYEPRSNPTMMKLFRSYNDGVLKEIPFQFKANSYLYNKKLFRQAGIEKAPANWSEFLTACQKLKDAGITPITTDDAYVPQAFGMHLGRLVGSEGLKKIVNENGWDRPEVLQTANDLADLAAKGYFSELVASNVYPTGQNTEFATGKAAMYCVGTYMVNEVKNITGPDFEWGFFAYPEVNNGINGTEAMVIGGQSFAITSKCKNPEAAFGFIEKMTRGKFDEKLGKESISITADTENKNWPEQLADVKPYFDNCTEIMGGAESNPDITPALKENLIKLYSGKITGAEFVANMKAAAGK
- a CDS encoding carbohydrate ABC transporter permease; amino-acid sequence: MKRNRSMILAFTLPATLLFIAVFVYPIIRTVIMSFFRIVEITDPVSRWEFRGLGNYIDLFNASLFRQSLINIGKIWTIGGVITLSVSLLLAIILTSGIRFKGFFQAAIYLPNVISAVAMATMWIQYVFNSSYGFLTTFFNMLGLESLAKIQWLDAEHKFWALLISYCFGMIGHHMLIWISGIERVSKEYYEASGIDGANKVQQFFHITLPLLRGILRTNIIMWSIRIAGFFIWSQLFSPLTADTSTVVPMVYMYTKVFGAETADIISRDAGAGAAIGIILCVLVLIIFKLANKFIRDDDLEF